From the Moraxella sp. FZFQ2102 genome, the window CCACGCCATCAGTGCTGTCATCGCCACAATCACCACTGCAAAATCCGCCGCCGTCGCCACCGCACTCGTCCAAATCGGCTGATACAGCGCCGCAAGCAAAATCCCCACCACACACGCATTCACACCCATCAATGCCGCACGCGCCCGAGCATGATGGCGAATCGTCTGCCAAAATGGCAACGCACCAAACACCAGCAGAAACGATGATAAGAAAATCGCTACCGTCGCCACCACAGCTCCTGTCACGCCTGAGACTGCTGCGCCCAAAAAGCTGGCAAAAGTAAACAGCGGGCCGGGTACTGCCTGCGTCGCGCCATAGCCTGCCAAAAAGGTGCTATTATCCACAAGCCCTGCGCCCACCACTTCTGACTGTAGTAGCGGCAGCACCACATGACCCCCGCCAAAGACGAACGCCCCCGTCCGATAAAAGCTATCAAACATCGCAAGTAGTGACACATCGAACGCCTGCACCAACATCGGCAACAGCACAAGCAAAGCAGCAAAGATCATCAGCCACACCGCACCTGCCGACCGACTGACAGGCGCCGTCATCGTCTCATGCGTCTGCGCCATCACCGGCCGCAAAAACGCCATGCCAAGCACCGCCCCAAGCCCAATCACCACAAACTGCAGCCACGCCACAGGCATCAGCAGTAGCGCACACGCACTCAGCACCGCCAGTGACAGCGTCTGCACCGTCGTGCACAGCTGCCGCGACATTCCCCACACGGCCTGCGCGACCACCGCCACCGACGCAAGCTTCAGCCCATGCAGCACGCCTACCCCAAGCAGATCTGCGTACGTCGCCACACCAAAGGCAAATAAAGCAAGCACCGCCGCTGATGGCAAGGTAAAGCCAAGCCATGCCGCACGCGCACCCAAATAACCTGCGCGAGTCAGCCCAATGGCGATACCCACTTGGCTACTGGCAGGGCCGGGCAAAAACTGGCACAAAGCAACAATCTCGGCATAGTACGCTTCGCTCAGCCACCGTCTGCGCGCGACGAACTCTTCGCGAAAATAGCCCAAATGCGCCACAGGACCGCCAAAACTTGTCAAGCCAAGTTTCAAAAACACCGCCCAAACTGATTGATCGGTGCTGTTGTTTTTGTGAAATTTATCTTGAAAATCGTTTTGAAAGCTGTTTTAAGAATTGTCTTGCAATTTGGTCATCGCCACTACCTGTCAGTCGATTTTTGGGTCAGTCCCAGATTTTTTCGGATACGGGTGATACTTTGGCGCGTCATACCAAGATATGAGCTCAGATCTGCCAAAGACAGCCGCTCGACAAGCTTGGGATTATCTTTGATAAAACTTAAATAACGCGCGGTATTATCCGCGATCAAAAAACTCTCCGTTCTCTCGATATGTCTGAACAACAGCGCCATCGTCTGCCCATGCACATAGCGCAAAAAATCAGGATATTTATCACAGCACGCTTCAAAATGCGCCTTATCCAAAATCATCAAAATGCTCGGCTCAATGGTCTGCATATTGTATTTGGTCGGCAAATCCTTGAACACCGCCATAAAATCCCCCACCGCGTCCTGCTCTGCTATGAACTGCACATTGATCTCGCTACCATCAGGCATTTGATAAGATAATTTACACAATCCAGATAAAATAAAACCCAGCTTATCAATGCTCTGCCCTGCACTCGCCCAATAATGCTTGGCAGGCAGCCGCTCGATGGAAAATGACGCGCTGATCCATGCGACATCATCAGTACTGAGCATCGGTAGCACGCTTTGTAGATATTGCCGATGCAGTGTGAAAATCTCGCTGTCATTGAGCCGCCAAATCACCTTGGGGTCAATCTCAAGCATCGGTTTTTCATAAAGGATTGGCATGGTTATTACATCCATTTAACAGTGGATAAGTTGGGAGAAGTTACGGTTATTTGTTATAACTTATTGATATTATTTGGTTTTTAAAGTTAATCCAACAGGTTAAAATTTCACTCATCTAAAGCCAAAACACCCTAACGACTTTATAAAAAATCACACATTCACATATTCTTGGGCAGATGGAATCCAAGTCTGCATAATCCGCGCTGCCTTGTCAATCTGTGCACCATCAGCAATCAAGCGATGCGCGATTTTGCCTGCCGCCTCAAGCAGCACTTCATCACGCACGATGTCCGCCAGATAATAGCCCATATCGCCCGTTTGTCGCTTGCCCAGTAGCTCGCCTGCCCCACGCAGCTCAAGGTCTTTTTGGGCGATGACAAAGCCATCGGTACTATCACGCAGTACATTGAGTCGCTCAATGCCTGTCAGGGATAATGGCGCTTGATACAGCAGCACGCAGAAGCTTTTGGCACTGCCACGGCCGACTCGTCCACGCAACTGATGCAGTTGAGATAAGCCCAGTCGTTCGGCATTTTCGATCACCATGAGTGATGCATTTGGCACATCCACACCCACTTCGATCACCGTCGTCGCCACCAGTAGATCAATCTCACCATGTTTAAACGCTGTCATCACCGCTTGCTTATCCGCAGGCTTCATCTTGCCGTGCACAAGCCCTGTGCGGATATCCAGCCTATCGGTCAAATCCTCGTACAAAAGCTCTGCCGACTGAGCATCGAGCACGCTTGACTCTTCGACCAGTGGGCAGACCCAGTAGGCTTGCTTGCCCTGTTTGCAGTTTTCACGAATACGCTCGATGACTTCATCACGGCGATCACGATTGATGGTCACGGTGGTAATGGGTGTACGATTGGGCGGCAGCTCATCAATCACTGACACATCCATATCGCCATACATACTCATCGCAAGCGTTCTGGGAATGGGTGTCGCCGTCATCGTCAGCTGATGCGGTGTACCACCTGCGACGCCTTTGTTAGTCAGCTTAAGCCGCTGCTCCACCCCAAAGCGATGCTGTTCATCAATGATAACCAGTCCAAGCTTGGCAAAGGCAACCGTATCTGAAAACAGTGCGTGCGTCCCTACCACCACTTGCACTTCGTTATTGGCCACTTGTTCAAGGGCAGCCGCTCGCTCTTTGGCAGTTTGTTTGCCAGCAAGCCAACCCACACCGATACCCAATGGCTCAAACCATTTTTTAAAATTCAGCAAATGCTGCTCCGCCAAAATCTCCGTCGGCGCCATCACTGCCACCTGCCAACCGCTATCAAGCGCATAGCACGCCGTCATCGCCGCCACCAAAGTCTTACCTGCACCGACATCACCTTGGATGAGCCTGAGCATCGGCTGCGATGTCGCCATATCCGCCACCGCTTCACCGATCACTCGCTGCTGTGCGCCTGTGAGT encodes:
- the chrA gene encoding chromate efflux transporter; translation: MFLKLGLTSFGGPVAHLGYFREEFVARRRWLSEAYYAEIVALCQFLPGPASSQVGIAIGLTRAGYLGARAAWLGFTLPSAAVLALFAFGVATYADLLGVGVLHGLKLASVAVVAQAVWGMSRQLCTTVQTLSLAVLSACALLLMPVAWLQFVVIGLGAVLGMAFLRPVMAQTHETMTAPVSRSAGAVWLMIFAALLVLLPMLVQAFDVSLLAMFDSFYRTGAFVFGGGHVVLPLLQSEVVGAGLVDNSTFLAGYGATQAVPGPLFTFASFLGAAVSGVTGAVVATVAIFLSSFLLVFGALPFWQTIRHHARARAALMGVNACVVGILLAALYQPIWTSAVATAADFAVVIVAMTALMAWCVPPWAVVVLCGVVGALW
- a CDS encoding Crp/Fnr family transcriptional regulator, producing the protein MPILYEKPMLEIDPKVIWRLNDSEIFTLHRQYLQSVLPMLSTDDVAWISASFSIERLPAKHYWASAGQSIDKLGFILSGLCKLSYQMPDGSEINVQFIAEQDAVGDFMAVFKDLPTKYNMQTIEPSILMILDKAHFEACCDKYPDFLRYVHGQTMALLFRHIERTESFLIADNTARYLSFIKDNPKLVERLSLADLSSYLGMTRQSITRIRKNLGLTQKSTDR
- the recG gene encoding ATP-dependent DNA helicase RecG, whose product is MNASAMTIHLPVTALAGVGLALANRLAELGIYRIFDMLMHLPRDYEDRSRIVPIGELEHGMSALVSGTVTWVEKNKTGLSVTLEDKTGFVVLRFFKTYASLLSTMEVGAKITAFGEVKISRFGTQMSHPEYHITGSKSFETGLLPIYPAVKGLHQNKLRQLVRLALQAVSREGISCLSDDELRAVGVGLSGDLLPALHQIHLPKQDADIFGQTALLNGLKDRSHPACRRIIIEELVAHQLSFLFRRNNVYHHKAPKCQNHSPLAQSLASSLPFALTGAQQRVIGEAVADMATSQPMLRLIQGDVGAGKTLVAAMTACYALDSGWQVAVMAPTEILAEQHLLNFKKWFEPLGIGVGWLAGKQTAKERAAALEQVANNEVQVVVGTHALFSDTVAFAKLGLVIIDEQHRFGVEQRLKLTNKGVAGGTPHQLTMTATPIPRTLAMSMYGDMDVSVIDELPPNRTPITTVTINRDRRDEVIERIRENCKQGKQAYWVCPLVEESSVLDAQSAELLYEDLTDRLDIRTGLVHGKMKPADKQAVMTAFKHGEIDLLVATTVIEVGVDVPNASLMVIENAERLGLSQLHQLRGRVGRGSAKSFCVLLYQAPLSLTGIERLNVLRDSTDGFVIAQKDLELRGAGELLGKRQTGDMGYYLADIVRDEVLLEAAGKIAHRLIADGAQIDKAARIMQTWIPSAQEYVNV